In the genome of Vicia villosa cultivar HV-30 ecotype Madison, WI linkage group LG7, Vvil1.0, whole genome shotgun sequence, one region contains:
- the LOC131620707 gene encoding fructose-bisphosphate aldolase, cytoplasmic isozyme 2-like translates to MSHFNSKYHDELIANAAYIGTPGKGILAADESTGTIGKRLSSINVENVESNRQALRELLFTAPGVLQYLSGVILFEETLYQSTAAGKPFVDVLNEAGVLPGIKVDKGTVELAGTDGETTTQGLDGLGARCAKYYEAGARFAKWRAVLKIGANEPSEHSIHENAYGLARYAVICQENGLVPIVEPEILVDGSHDILKCAAITERVLAATYKALSDHHVILEGTLLKPNMVTPGSNSPKVAPEVIAEHTVKALQRTVPAAVPAVVFLSGGQSEEEASVNLNAINQFEGKKPWTLSFSFGRALQQSTLKAWGGKKENVKAAQDALLTRAKANSEATLGTYKGASNLGAGATESLHVADYKY, encoded by the exons ATGTCGCACTTCAATAGCAAGTACCACG ATGAGCTTATTGCCAATGCTGCCTACATCGGCACACCTGGTAAGGGTATTCTTGCTGCTGATGAGTCAACTGGAACAATCGGTAAGCGTTTATCGAGCATCAATGTTGAGAATGTTGAATCCAACAGACAGGCTCTTCGGGAGCTTCTTTTCACTGCCCCTGGCGTTCTTCAGTACCTTAGTGGAGTTATCCTCTTTGAGGAAACCCTTTACCAAAGCACTGCTGCAG GCAAGCCTTTTGTTGATGTCTTGAACGAAGCTGGTGTTCTTCCTGGTATCAAGGTTGACAAGGGTACCGTTGAGCTTGCTGGGACTGATGGAGAAACCACCACTCAGGGTCTTGACGGTCTTGGCGCACGATGTGCTAAGTACTACGAAGCCGGTGCACGTTTTGCTAAATGGCGTGCCGTGCTTAAAATCGGTGCCAACGAACCATCCGAGCATTCTATCCATGAGAATGCTTACGGATTGGCCCGTTATGCCGTCATCTGCCAAGAAAACGGACTTGTCCCCATTGTTGAACCCGAGATCCTAGTTGACGGTTCACACGATATTCTCAAGTGTGCCGCCATTACCGAGCGTGTCCTTGCCGCAACTTACAAGGCCTTGAGTGACCATCATGTCATCCTTGAAGGAACTCTCTTGAAGCCAAACATGGTGACCCCCGGATCCAACTCACCAAAGGTTGCACCCGAGGTTATTGCCGAGCACACAGTTAAAGCTTTGCAGAGAACCGTCCCTGCTGCAGTTCCCGCCGTTGTTTTCTTGTCTGGTGGACAGAGTGAGGAAGAGGCCAGTGTTAACCTCAATGCCATCAACCAATTCGAAGGTAAGAAGCCATGGACTCTTTCTTTCTCATTCGGAAGGGCTCTTCAACAGAGTACCCTAAAGGCATGGGGTGGAAAGAAAGAAAATGTGAAGGCAGCTCAAGATGCTTTGTTGACAAGAGCTAAGGCTAACTCCGAGGCTACTCTTGGAACTTACAAGGGTGCCTCTAACCTTGGTGCTGGTGCCACGGAGAGTCTTCATGTTGCGGACTACAAGtattga